From the genome of Brachionichthys hirsutus isolate HB-005 chromosome 9, CSIRO-AGI_Bhir_v1, whole genome shotgun sequence:
gcagaaaggaggagagctGGTGGTTCATGATGGTGGCTGGAACGGAGTGATGACGCTACATTAATCAGTTGTGCATCTTGTGGGGTGGTCTCAGGTTACAATCAACTAAAAGCCACCCAGCCTTACCTTAAAGAGTAGAATACGAATGGCATCTGGTTTGTCCACTCTGGGTTACCGTAGAAACAATACGGTGCCACGGGGAGAACTCTTATTGATACCAAAGCTCCATGCTGAGataatgaaaacacaattcTTAATTTCAGGTGATATTCCATCGACAACATTTATATATTGTTCCATGCTCTGCCAATAGATTCCCTCAAATGGGCCCGCTGGAGTTTGAAATGATGTAATGCTGATGTTGTAAACGCATCACTCCTTTGCTACAAGCTGACCAtacatgacatcatcaagccTCAACCACTTCTGCCATATCCCATGATCCCCTGGTGCCAGCGTGCTCCCTGTTCTctcctgtaaatgtttgtgttacTGACCGGGtgcttttattctctctttcctctctctctctctctgtcgttctctctctctttgctcccCTCTTGTCTCTTGTAGCCAGCCTGCCTTTCCTGATCATTGAGACTAGCACCATAAAGCCATACCAGCGCGGGTTTTACTGTTCGGACGAGTCCATCCGCTACCCCAGAAAAGAGGGAGACACCATTAGTGATGCTGTGCTTTGTGGTGTTGGCATTCTTATTGCCATCTTCTCTGTAAGTGGACCTTCACACCTCCCTCTGTTTTGCAGCTATTACTCCCATTAAAAGCCAAGTCTTTTAACCTCCTCGACATGTTAATACGACAGATCAGTGTCTCTCATGTAGCCCCTCAAAAGCTGTGAGTGATTTATCATGCACCCTATCCTAAAATACTCTCATCTTTTGCTGTAAATCTGTTCTGTATGTCCTGAACTTTCATTCTACAATGCTTTCCTAATCATTCATATATTCTTCTGTGTCAGCGTTGAGTCACCCAAGCCATTTTTAATGGACTCTTTTTATGActtcagtgagtcagtgagagGCCCTCCGAGCGGTGTTAGGAAGTGTATGTTTATGTGTGTTCTGACGCATGCATACCAAAGACCAACGACTCCTCGTGTCGTTAGTCCGTTCTCGTACCTCAGACTCATGTCCCAGCAGTCTGCATGCACGCCCTCTGCACCCTTCAGATGGCTCGAGGTGAATATGTCACAGCTCTCCCATTCTTGCGGTGCCTCACTGGCAGCCTGAGGCCTTTAAACTGTTAGCAGCATGGAGTCTTCATTCCCATGACTTGGCTCATGCTCCAGAAAGAAGGCTATAGTGGCAGCAGTTTATGGGGCAGGGGTGTGTGGCGGGGGCATATTAGTGGAGACTTCCCTTAATGACATGTGGTGGAGTATGTGTGTATCAATTAGTGCCACATTGTTATACTAGGTGGTCTTTACAGCCCTCAGACTCTTAGTGGTGCAGCCCCCTCATAAGTTCCCAGACTGAGACGTCGCTTCATCCCCGTCTCCCTAACATCAGCTTggtgggcacacacacacacacacacagccagccaGGAGACTGTGTGTGTTATTTAGTCCCCTCACATATTCACGTGTGGGCACAGCTAGCGTGTCCCGTGCAGCTGTGTTCCATTAGTGGCGTCGAATGCCATGCTGACAGCATTCCTttaatgcacacacatgcacgctcgCTCATTGTGACAGTGGGCACATGCACACTTATACATGTGTGCACACGTACATGCATCGGTAACAGAGATTTTGTTTATCTTTGCTACAAGGGAAATCCCAAAAGTCCCACTGACAGGCCACGTCGCCACCGTGGGAAACAAATAGCAATGTGCACATTGGAGAGCCAAATAAACCCATCAGATCCCGGTGAGCCTTCTGCCCCATTCAGACAGGTCCTGTCGGAATAAACCAAGATGGGTTTGAATGCACATGCTGGAAACCCAAATAAACGTCTCAGCCCATGTCGGCCTCCTATGGCTCTAATCTTAGGCTAAGATCAAAGCAGCACATTAggaaaagaacacacacaaatacacaaccatgtttgtttcttctgGCTGTGAGCCTGCCAGCTGATCATGCAATTGATGGGATCCCATGTGTTGGTCAAGGCTAACAATGCAAACCCAACCCACACAAGCATTGTGCTATGATAGGATGTCTGGGAAAGACCAACCTGCAGGCGTGCAGACATGCTGGCTCTTAGTAGCATTTACTCTGACATTACTGCTTTCTGGCTCAGCGATAGGCAGGTAAATATTTTCGTGGGGTTGGGTGAGATTgtagagagaaaaaaggaaggaaaaggaggatgTTTATAGCGGTGGAGAGCGGCCAGTCCATTCGTAAGAAACCGATGGTGGTTCAGATCTGATTGACATCTCTGTGCCTCAAGGGTCCGCTCGACTTGGGCACTCTCAGTTCAGAGGTCTTTCCATTGGCCCCAATACTTAAAAATACTGGCCGGGATGATGTAGGATTCAGGGTTAGCCCACTCGACTTTAGCTTCAGTAAACCATTCAAGTTTCCCTTTTCTCTTATTTTCACTAATTATCCTTCATATCTCACATGAAAGATGCCATCACATCATGGAGCCGTGTCACCACCAGCCATTAATAATATCACACGCCATCAAAACTGCCCGAGGGAAAGGCAGGCTGCGCTCATTCTCTCCGTTTGTCTCTTTCTCTTGTCAATCCTTCACATTTGGTGTTTACTCAATCTATAATTTAACACTGGAATTAGATCAGATTAGATTACCTGCATGAGACACTCAAATATTAGCCTTTCTAGTGCATGCTAATCTTTATTCAAAAGTACTATAGTATcacatttgttttctatttgtttgaGAAATTAATGTCTCTCAAAAAACAATCTGTCTCCTAGATTGTGATTGGAGAATGCTTCAGAATTCAACAACTACATGAGGGAACCAAATCTTTTGTCGGGAATCCTTATGTTGCAGCCCTCTACAAACAGGTCAGTGCTTCATAAACTTGGGTTTATATGCGTTTACATTATTGCATACATAATTGATGATGGTGCAACCTTTCTCCTGAGCAGCATTTGTGTATCTTTGTGTATCAGACCTTTGATTTGTCCACTTGTTAAAGTTTCCATGGTGATGTGTTTATTGCATAACATCACCAGAACAAATATGCATGAGCAAATGTGTAATAAACTGATGCAAGCGAGTCCAGTTAGCTTGTTGCCGCTGCGGCCTCTTGCTTGTCATGTTAGGGATTATGTGGACTCGGAGCTGCAATGCTGCACATTTGTAGCGACCAATTACTCAAACTGTTTTAATGTCTATATCTGTAGACTATGTCTCAGAGGTATGACAAAATGTACATGTTTATGTTTCATGCAAGAAGCATTTCTTTCTGGAAAAAGGCAaccaaaaaaatacacattgttTTTACTAGCAATGTCAGGCAAACCATACAGAGAAGAAGGAAGGCAAAGGCGGAGTCAAAAAGActgtcacaataaaaataaataaaaacatctacAAATAAAATGGAGCAGTCATTTCACAAACACCAGGAATAAAGGCTGAAACATTAACCAACTGGTAtgggaaaaaaaggaacacGAAATAAATGATCTGGGAAGGAGGAAAAGATGAGGGTGGGCCAGACAGTCGCACAGGAGACATGACATGTGAGTGACAAAATAATACAGAAAATAGAACTAATCTAGAGACTCGGCCGATGGTGTTTGACACCGTGTCACGTGTTCACTTAGGTAGCTGATCATATCTAAGGGGCGGGACTTAACCAACGATCAATTGTTGTAAGCTACATTCATAGCTATTATGTCTAACCACCAATACATGTGATCCTACAGATGGGCGTGTTTCTCTTTGGGTGTGCTGTCAGCCAATCATTCACTGACATCGCCAAGGTGTCGGTGGGCCGTATGAGACCCCACTTCTTAGATGTGTGCAGACCAGACTTCTCCACCATAGACTGTTCACTGGGATACATCACCAACTATACCTGCACCGGTGCAGACAGCGATGTCCAAGAGGCCAGGTTTGTGGGGGCAACTGTGTGCGCTGCATTAAAGTATGAACAACAACAATCTGATTCTGTTTGGCAAAAGTCTGATGATGATCTTTCTCTCCGCAGGAAATCCTTTTTCTCAGGACATGCCTCTTTTTCGATGTTTACCATGCTCTACCTGGCTGTAAGTGGCTGTTAAGTGTAAACTGCCTCACACGTaccgcacacacattcaccaaagCACAGGCAGGCCAAAATCCACTCAAGTAATGGTTGACATATTGTAGAGGGAGTCTTGAAAAGAAGGCTtggctgtgatttattttgattcACTGTCTAAAGAGTCTAAAGTCAATCTTTGTTCTCATCCAGTTCTGTTCCTCTGGCCTTTTAGCTCTCCTCCCTCGGTCCATGAAGAGTCTCATTCTCCTTGTTACTCCTCCGAGAGCCGGGTGGAAACACTCCACCTGTTATCTTAAGAGCAGCTGTGTGCAAATGTCCTGTCATCTCCTGTTTCAGAGGAGATGATAgtcagtgttttgtgtttggtgTCGTTACTCGGTGGTCTGGGTTCTCCCGGTTTTGTTTGCAATCTATTGTCACTCAGTGAGAGCTTGCTGTGGGTATTTCCCAGCCTCTGGATGAATCTCGAGGGTAACTCTGGTCAgatggaggaaaagaggagagtGAAAAAATGGGAGAAGAAACAGAGAGGGAATGAAGATGCATGCAGACCACAGAGTTATGCACTACCAACCAGAGGAGTATTCCAACCGTGGGGAGCTCAGGACCACAGCCAGGGGGAGGCTGGTGCACACAGGGAGATCATGCAAAAGAAGAGAAtcagggaggacaggaggaacAGTTTGTActctgtgttttgaaattgtCTCTAACAAAGCCCACAGAGGAGACATTCCTGGGGGAAAATGAATCCTCCTGTTTTTACCAGCTAAAATCCAGTCATGTAACAGAGTTTTGTCCTCAAGTTAAACGTTAGCAGACACATATGAATCGTGTCCTTGCTTCCTTCCCTCTCATCctcgggggggggcacctgtcTTGGCTCTTTTACTGTTCACCAGAGTGAAAGTCGTCTACGAGTCCACTCTGTGATTTTGAAGGGTTGTGTGTCCTGCTGAGCGAGCTGCGCCTGTGTCTGATGCGGTTTTGGCTGAGGCTTACCAGCGTTGCAGCTTTCTGCGATGGCAGACAGATAGCTGGCACCGATCGCAAGGAAGACTTACAGCTAGGCTGCGTCGCAGCCACACATCATCAGGCGCGTGTGGGCGCACTCGCATATCTTTCCAGTATTACGTGCACACACCTCTGTGTGCACACGATTATGTCGCAAACAACTGGGGTCATTGTTGTGGGTGATCTGTGTCTACCATCACCGAGGCAGATAGCATGTTGTTGCTTTGATCGAAACCAATGTGTTTGGGATAAATGTGGCCTTTAGCCACAGCTATGCATTTGTCTTGAAATATGGTGTGAGCCAGAAGCAAGGAAGGGAAGGGGTCCGCTGAATGAAAAGGAGCCCCCTTTCGCATTCTTTCACACTTTAACGAGATTTCTAATTTCTTTTGGCACCAGCTGAGCCAGAGAAagaaaggcagaggaagaagatCTTACGAGGATGAGCTGGATTCCTTCAGAAACCACCAGACTTTGTGACGCTCTTGTCCCCCTCCATTGTGGGaatgttattgttgtttgtcTTAGCTCTAATTATTTGAAACACAATATATTTCTGTCAGGGCAGCTGGGGTCGCGAATCTACTCGAAAGTACGAGTTGGATTTAAATTTGAGACAATGCCGTTTCTTATCATGTGTCCATGATTGTTCCGATTCAGGATTGGACGGGTTATCGGGATTAAGTCACTGCACGTCTTTGAGAAGGTGATGGGCAGGTCACTGTAACTCTTTCTGTCTACTTCaagctcttttctttttctttttttacatttagcgGTTTAGGATGTTGAGCAAAGGACTTATTGCGGATGTTACGTTTGAGGCCGCAGGACATCAGACAAAAAGTACTTATCAGTAGTCCCCGCCCGCTACCTGAGAACCAGTGCGAAGGAAACTCAAAGTCTAAACATCCCTGCCAGGGAGGAGTGCCCAAAACTGGAAGGGATGGGAGGGATCGTTTCCTCCACTTCCGTGATGAGAAGAACAATGATATAGTGTCGTACAGGAAGCGCGAGGAAGCTTTATGTCCGCCCCCACAGGAGCTGGTAGAGGGTAAGGGTTGCTGGGAGGCACTGAGGTTGTGTGCAGGTTTTGTTAGCCTTGCTGATTATAAAACACAGGTCTGGCGTTTTGGGCTGGGTAGACCTCAGCTGTGACCCACCCTCTGTCTAAGGGTGTGAGAGACAGGAAGTTAAGGGTATGAACAGTGGGGTGTTTGAGGAACCTGGATTCATCATCCTTTATGGAGGTGGATAAATTAAGAGCAGCTGTATTTGTACTTGTACAAGTGACTGAAATGACCACTGGACTTGCCTGCTCCTGTTTTGGCTCTTTCCTATCTTTGTCGTGACCCAGGAAAGCTGTCCGGCTGTGGGCATCACAGAGAATGCATCCGCTTtgttgtctattttttttttttttaatagaggGTAAAGAGTTCAATCCAATACAGGGCTGAACCAGTCGTGGCAGGGTTTGCATACGTATGTGTGTGTTCCAGTGGCTCTCTGTGGTTGAGCTGTTTTTGCAGCTGTGATTCTGAACCATGACTCTTGTCCGGGTCTCAGGCAGTCAGTTtgcgttttgtgtgtttctctgcggGTTTGGCCATCATGTGCACTTTGATTCAGTCTAGACCTGTCAGAGCTCGGGCACCACAGGTGAAGGTTTAGAAAGTTACTACAGTATACGTTTAAATCACATTGTCCAGGAGTGCGTGTTGGATTGTTCATCAAtaacatgatgacatcatacacGCTGCAGAAATGACACACGGAATATTGCATATTTATTActgttaatgaaaaatgaaacaacagtACCTTTAAtttgctttctgtctctcctcccagTTCTATCTCCAATCCAGGTTTACGTGGCGTGGCGCTCGTCTCCTCCGCCCACTGCTGCAGTTCACCCTGCTGATGATGGCCTTTTACACTGGCCTCTCACGTGTCTCCGACCACAAGCACCACCCGACTGATGTCCTGGGAGGCTTTGTGCAGGGAGCCCTGGTGGCCTACTGCATCGTGAGTTCTCACAGAGcatgcaaaataaatgcatcttaGTTAAGCAGTCATGCATGCAAAGTCTTTGAACTATGTACGATAGTATGAATACATGTACCTTTGTGCAACTTTACATGTTTCTAAATTTACCACGAGGGATCCGACGGACTGATTTCAGAAAGTTTGCCTCTATACAGCTCCTACTTCACACGTTTAATCCTCTTTGCTTTCTCTGAAGAAGGGAGCAAAGTAAGGGGAATTTGGTTCCCTGTAATGAGTAACACATTGTTTGGAGCCAAgactttaggtgtgtgtgtgtgtgtgtgtttaaatccaTGTTAAGCATTCTTCTTTACATTTATGACAAATCATCATAGCTGTTGCCAGATGATTTCCTAACCCTCACCATTACACTAAGCCAGACGGAGCCAGGCAAAATTGGATTTGGTTCAAGAGGAAGGAGTGTAAAGGAGAGAGGTTTAGCCTTTGAATCAGGAATGAGACTCTTAATTATTGGGgggttgtattttatttgaaggCTCTGGTTGTAACAGCACAGCAAGACACTCAACTCTGCTGCCTCtgagaaaaatataaaaaggcACACACTTAAAGTTACATGcatccacacacgcacacacacacacaccccaaggTCTTTAAATGCCAGGATTACTAAAATGAACTACAATCAGAAATGGTAACAATGCGCAGGAGTCCTCGGGCACCGAGTTCCTCCAGCTGGGTGTACCTCCTGGATGAAATCAGCTTTgacaaggagagaaaaaaaaggaatgttttCAGAAATTTGCTCAACATATGAGCGTGACCTCTGAACGGGCAGACCTGGCAGGAGGATTGTAAGGGAGGGAAAtgacaggagggaggagaatTATCTGCATCTTGGCTCAGGATGAACATGAATATAATCCACCTCAGCTATTCCACAACCTTCACAGTCAGATTACCACACACTTTGTCCACATCTGCACGCTTACAGaccacatatacacacataacgcataacacacacacacgtacacacagtCACAGTCGAACCCTTGCCAATCAAGGCGGGGCGGTTAGTTTTACGATCCTTGACGCTCCTCTTGATTCGCCCAGCCTTCGTAGAAACACACATCTGTGAATACTTTAGCTCGGCTGTTTCAGCCTCTCAACAAGCAGCGGGGCAGAAACGACCTGACAGGAGAGGAGTGGCGTCAGGACAGGGAGGTATGAAGCCTCTTTTCCTCTGTAAGTCAAGCCAAAAACATACATCTTTAGCCATTAACAACTGAGCAGTTCAGTCTTTTTCTTGAAGTCGTGACGTTTGACATTCCAAACACTGACTAAACGATTCTGATCCAGAGAATAAAAGCGTGGATCACATGATTAGTTATAAGTTCATATGACAAAAAGTAGCTTTCATATACAGTTCAGTAATTTTCTGTGTTGTTTTATTCAGCCAGTGTTTTCAAGTtgcgcctccccccccccattgagtACCAGTAAATGAACAATGCAACAATGAGCACTCGTATGCAGTGACATATGAGATTATGGTCTACTTGCCTCTGTTGATAATTAATTTAAACTTTATCACCTGTCTTCGAATTTAATGATGATGCCATgattgccatggaaacatgaaGTTTGTTGAAGAATATGTCCTACCTGGCACTTCCTATCAGACTCGTTGGCCTACTTTTTAATACGTGTCATAATAGAGGTCAAGAAGAGCGActccagcaggaagcagctgtgAGCGGGAAAGCCGGGGTCagtggctgtttgtttttgggaGGTCATTGTGACAGTGGCGAGGAGTTGGATCAGGAGTTGTACGAGGAGGGGGCAAGAGGATGCAGGCCCTGCTGCCCATGCTCAAATATTGCAGCAATGTCAGTGTGGTCGCTGAACTTCTGTGGAGGCAGGAACTTTTGTCGCATTCCCAAATTgctcaaatatttaaattctgtgTGCCAAACTGCCAGCTAAGacttgaaaataaatatctgaatCCGATGCACATTTGCGGTAATGCACGTATTAACTTATGATAAAATAGCTTTAAAAGGTCGCTATTTTCTCAGCTCTGTGCATGTAGCATATTCAGAGCCACATCCTCTGACCTAGATTGGTTTAAATGCATTTACTGTGGTTTAGGCTGCAAACGTTTTCATAGTTAGTTTCATGTGCTTGCGAACAAATGTAGCATATGTTTCCTTGCCATGCAGAGGGGTCTAGACAGCGAtgtggttttcttttctctagATAGTCACAGTTCCTGCACGTTAGTGCCTTCGCTTCCTGACTGACTCAGCTTCTTTAAATGCCAGGCTTTATACAGATTAGTTACACACATTTGaaggcacacactcacacatacagtacatgtataCAGGAATtaataatacacatttaaatatatttaagtagTGTATATAGGCATTATATAAGTGTAATAAACCATATAGAGACTACTCAAAATCCTGACTGTATAGACAAAGAGCCCTTTTAAAACTGAACTGTCACGGAGGTATCTGTCTGCTTGTGATGTCATCCACTCAAAGGTCATCGTCAAAGGTCATCTTCTGCTCAGTCAAACTGTAATAGAAGAGAGTGTCTTTATGGTGAGGCTTCTCTAAATGAGACATCCTGTGTCTCAGAATACAATCGACTGTACGTCAACCAACAGGATGTACACTGAAGATGAGTACATGTATTACCACAAAGTACATTTGCATAACAAAGTACCAAGTATTTTCTCAGTGTATCCCCTCCAGTGAGACGTATCCACAGTGGGTCCTCTTTCTAAGTTCCCTGGTGAATGACAGCTTCTCCCTGtggccccttcctcctcttttccctGGCACAGGCCCTCTGCTCGCCCTCAGCTGGCAGCACCGAGGGAAAAGCTGCTCTccggccagtgtgtgtgtgtgcgtgtgtgtgtgtgtcagtcccCTCCCACAGCCACTGCCGCTCATATGTGACACCAGACCCCTTGTAAGTGGAAACGATAATCTACTGTAACAGTGGACAGTAGTTTCCATGGTGCCTCTTCCTGTCCCCCTCGGCCCATTTTCCCGTTTGAcatatgatgtcatcatgatcgTAGGAagataatttcatttttttcagtcTCTTCTTTTGTTTGCCAGACTGACTCCATCATTGATGTCAAATGGGAATTCGCCCCAGGCGACATTTAATAGATTAGCCAAGGTTCACTGACTCTGCCGGTCCAGGGTGAACTCTACTCAAATCCCTTTAGCCACATTACTCAGCGCTCCTGTGGGACTGCGCAGTGTTACAGAGGGAGGTGATGGGGAGTTTCTCATCATCGCAACATGAAGTAATGCAGCCTTCTTCATTAATTACACTTCGACTCACAGATACCCTGCAAAGTCTCGTTTTGGAATCGGTATTTCTAGCCAGATTTCACATTAGGCGTGcttatttgaaaaaaacaagtATAGTTTAgccaccttttcttttttaattcatgGTGGAAATTTGATCAGTTTCATTAGGGAACAGAGTCAACAGACACAAGAAACTGTTAATGTTGTCTTGCGTAGAGAAGACAACCACAGATGTGGCATCATGCACTTTGGTGCATTTGATTTCACCTGGTCTAAAAACCTGGGCCTGTGCCTGTTAACCATTATTTTTTCTCGCTCCTCACCTGCCTCACActgtcctccctctctgtgtccaCCAGGTGTTCTACGTTTCAGACTTGTTCAAGACCAGGGTGAAGCCAGCCACACCGCCACCCTCGCCCATCAAGAAGGAGCTGCTTTCTTCATCTGACATCATTGAGAGGAACAACCACCACAACATGGTGTGAGACAGGACACGGCGTCTTCCTGCGACTgaggagccaatcacagcgctgcTCACCTCCCATCGGACAGTAGAATGTAGCGACGAGAGACTGTAGCTGCTCCTCAAATGGCATCCTCCTCTCTTTTGCGGTGCCCGGTGAGGCACACTTGTGGACCAGGGTGTCAGATTTGAGCTTTGCACAGCAGAGTCCACTCTCACTATCCAGACTTATGTACTATTACTTTTAACTACTAATTAACATTTGAGCCCATTGTTTtgagcacaaacagaaaagaatTGGAAGCTagaagacaaaaataaacttgCATAAAATGATGACCGACTCGGCAGGAAGAGCC
Proteins encoded in this window:
- the plpp3 gene encoding phospholipid phosphatase 3 — encoded protein: MQKYMYEKAMAQETRNGGSSTINNNNGVDNSKKKLLIALDIFCLLLASLPFLIIETSTIKPYQRGFYCSDESIRYPRKEGDTISDAVLCGVGILIAIFSIVIGECFRIQQLHEGTKSFVGNPYVAALYKQMGVFLFGCAVSQSFTDIAKVSVGRMRPHFLDVCRPDFSTIDCSLGYITNYTCTGADSDVQEARKSFFSGHASFSMFTMLYLAFYLQSRFTWRGARLLRPLLQFTLLMMAFYTGLSRVSDHKHHPTDVLGGFVQGALVAYCIVFYVSDLFKTRVKPATPPPSPIKKELLSSSDIIERNNHHNMV